A region of Argentina anserina chromosome 5, drPotAnse1.1, whole genome shotgun sequence DNA encodes the following proteins:
- the LOC126795024 gene encoding probable serine/threonine-protein kinase WNK3, whose protein sequence is MELPSDQEADDAEAEFVEVDPTGRYGRYKEVLGKGAFKKVYRAFDELEGIEVAWNQVKVADLLRNSEDLERLYSEVHLLKTLKHKNIIKFYNSWVDTKHENINFITEIFTSGTLRQYRRKHKHVDLRALKKWSKQILEGLLYLHSHDPPVIHRDLKCDNIFVNGNQGEVKIGDLGLAAILRQARSAHSVIGTPEFMAPELYEEEYNELVDIYAFGMCLLELVTFEYPYVECTNAAQIFKKVTSGIKPASLSKVTDPGVKAFIEKCIVKVSDRLPAEALLMDPFLQSDGVRDSVPHILQPKAHYSEGTSDQNDGVDLLSEMSRDFTVQGQRKDDTIFLKLRIADSTGHFRNIHFPFDIGEDTAIAVASEMVQELDLTDQDVSTIAELIDSEIQSHIPDWISGDNLDVDVSTSTSPVSDSKEDASPVINGFGNLALERLPSGRKYWCDSPKAGNGSSPLKHGFSNSHFPEESVNARGSEDNDKSPGSQEISLRNEDDPNGAENFNSKKDDSLDAAIDLHNRNGAHLFEPEEVKIVVEKLENLLVQQKKELDELKKKHDLEISDVVHELPPAFYQKILDNVKLKISL, encoded by the exons ATGGAATTGCCGTCGGACCAGGAAGCGGACGACGCCGAAGCTGAGTTCGTTGAGGTTGATCCCACTGGTCGTTACGGACGG TATAAAGAGGTTTTAGGAAAAGGAGCTTTCAAGAAAGT ATATAGAGCATTTGATGAACTGGAAGGAATTGAAGTGGCTTGGAATCAAGTTAAGGTGGCAGATCTATTGCGCaactctgaagatttggagCGGCTTTATTCCGAAGTTCATTTGCTCAAGACTTTGAAGCACAAGAATATTATTAAGTTTTACAACTCTTGGGTTGATACCAAGCATGAAAACATCAACTTTATTACTGAGATTTTCACCTCGGGAACCTTACGGCA ATATCGGAGGAAACATAAGCATGTTGATTTGAGGGCACTAAAAAAGTGGTCTAAGCAGATCTTAGAAGGCCTTCTGTATCTTCATAGCCATGACCCTCCGGTTATTCACCGGGACTTGAAGTGTGACAACATTTTTGTCAATGGGAACCAAGGTGAGGTGAAAATTGGTGACTTAGGACTGGCTGCTATTCTTCGCCAGGCTCGTTCAGCTCACAGTGTTATCG GTACTCCTGAGTTTATGGCGCCAGAGCTTTATGAAGAGGAATataatgagcttgttgacatCTATGCCTTTGGCATGTGCTTATTAGAGTTGGTGACCTTTGAGTATCCTTATGTTGAGTGTACTAATGCTGCTCAGATATTCAAGAAAGTGACATCA GGTATAAAACCAGCATCATTGTCAAAAGTGACAGATCCCGGGGTAAAAGCATTTATAGAAAAATGCATCGTCAAAGTGTCAGATCGTTTGCCTGCTGAGGCACTTTTAATGGATCCTTTTCTTCAGTCAGATGGGGTTCGTGACAGTGTTCCTCATATTCTACAACCCAAAGCTCATTATTCAG AAGGCACATCTGATCAGAATGATGGTGTAGATCTTCTTTCTGAGATGAGTAGAGACTTCACAGTACAAGGCCAGAGGAAAGATGACACAATTTTTCTGAAACTACGAATAGCAGATTCTACAG GTCATTTTCGAAATATCCACTTTCCATTTGATATTGGTGAAGACACTGCAATTGCCGTTGCTAGCGAAATGGTTCAAGAGTTGGATCTGACAGATCAAGATGTCTCAACAATTGCTGAACTTATTGACTCCGAGATTCAATCCCACATTCCAGATTGGATTTCTGGAGATAATCTGGATGTTGATGTGTCAACTTCCACTAGTCCAGTTTCTGACTCCAAGGAAGATGCTTCTCCAGTGATTAATGGATTCGGTAATCTAGCCCTAGAAAGATTGCCTTCAGGTCGTAAGTACTGGTGTGACTCTCCCAAGGCAGGTAATGGAAGCTCTCCACTGAAGCATGGTTTTTCTAACTCACATTTTCCTGAGGAATCAGTCAATGCAAGAGGTAGTGAAGACAATGATAAATCTCCTGGTAGCCAAGAAATATCTCTTCGAAACGAAGATGATCCAAATGGTGCAGAAAACTTTAATTCAAAGAAAGATGATAGTCTTGATGCTGCGATTGATCTGCATAATAGAAATGGTGCTCATTTATTTGAACCAGAAGAAGTCAAGATCGTTGTTGAGAAACTTGAGAATCTATTGGTGCAACAGAAAAAGGAGCTGGATGAACTCAAAAAGAAGCATGATTTGGAGATATCGGATGTCGTGCATGAATTACCTCCAGCTTTCTATCAAAAGATTTTAGATAACGTTAAGTTAAAGATTTCACTCTAA
- the LOC126795039 gene encoding elongation factor Tu, chloroplastic encodes MAISTAAAASAKLTCPYASSPSPTPSFSIRPTSKLSSSFLNPSTILHLTPTSTTTRHSLTRRSFTVKAARGKFERKKPHVNIGTIGHVDHGKTTLTAALTMALASMGNSVAKKYDEIDAAPEERARGITINTATVEYETESRHYAHVDCPGHADYVKNMITGAAQMDGAILVCSGADGPMPQTKEHILLAKQVGVPNMVVFLNKQDQVDDEELLELVELEVRELLSSYEFPGDDVPIISGSALLALEALMANPAIKRGEDKWVDKIYELMDSVDSYIPIPQRQTELPFLMAIEDVFSITGRGTVATGRVERGTIKTGDNVDIVGLKDTRSTTVTGVEMFQKILDEAMAGDNVGLLLRGIQKIDIQRGMVLAKPGTITPHTKFEAIVYVLKKEEGGRHSPFFSGYRPQFYMRTTDVTGKVTQIMNDKDEESKMVMPGDRVKIVVELIVPVACESGMRFAIREGGKTVGAGVIGAILE; translated from the coding sequence ATGGCAATCTCAACAGCAGCTGCAGCTTCAGCTAAGCTCACATGCCCCTATGCCTCCTCACCTTCCCCAACCCCCTCTTTCTCAATTAGACCCACCTCCAagctctcctcctccttcctaaACCCCTCCACCATCCTCCACCTCACCcccacctccaccaccacgCGCCACAGCCTCACGCGCCGCTCCTTCACCGTGAAGGCCGCGCGTGGCAAGTTCGAGCGCAAGAAGCCCCACGTCAACATCGGCACCATCGGCCACGTCGACCACGGCAAGACCACCCTCACCGCCGCCCTCACCATGGCCCTCGCCTCCATGGGCAACAGCGTCGCCAAGAAGTACGACGAGATCGACGCCGCCCCCGAGGAACGCGCGCGTGGCATCACCATCAACACCGCCACCGTCGAGTACGAGACCGAGAGCCGCCACTACGCCCACGTCGACTGCCCCGGCCACGCCGACTACGTCAAGAACATGATCACCGGCGCCGCCCAGATGGACGGCGCCATCCTCGTCTGCTCCGGCGCCGACGGCCCAATGCCCCAGACCAAAGAGCACATCCTCCTCGCCAAGCAAGTCGGCGTCCCCAACATGGTTGTCTTCCTCAACAAACAGGACCAGGTCGACGACGAGGAGCTCCTCGAACTCGTCGAGCTCGAAGTCCGTGAGTTGCTGTCTTCTTACGAGTTTCCCGGAGATGATGTCCCCATCATTTCCGGCTCCGCTTTATTAGCTCTAGAAGCTCTTATGGCTAACCCCGCTATTAAGCGAGGTGAGGATAAGTGGGTCGATAAGATTTACGAGCTTATGGACTCAGTTGATAGTTACATTCCCATTCCTCAACGGCAGACTGAGCTGCCGTTTTTGATGGCAATCGAGGATGTGTTCTCTATCACCGGCCGTGGGACTGTCGCCACTGGCCGTGTCGAGAGGGGTACTATTAAGACTGGTGATAATGTTGACATTGTTGGGTTGAAGGACACTAGGAGCACCACTGTGACTGGTGTGGAGATGTTTCAGAAGATTCTCGATGAGGCCATGGCTGGTGACAATGTGGGGCTGCTGCTTAGGGGTATTCAGAAGATTGATATTCAGAGAGGGATGGTGTTGGCTAAGCCGGGGACTATTACCCCGCATACTAAGTTTGAGGCGATTGTCTATGtgttgaagaaggaggaggGCGGTAGGCATTCGCCATTTTTCTCGGGGTATAGGCCACAGTTTTACATGAGGACTACTGATGTGACCGGGAAAGTGACGCAGATTATGAATGATAAGGATGAGGAGTCCAAGATGGTTATGCCTGGTGATCGTGTCAAGATTGTTGTGGAGTTGATTGTGCCTGTGGCTTGTGAGTCGGGGATGAGGTTTGCTATCAGAGAAGGAGGGAAGACTGTCGGAGCAGGTGTCATTGGAGCCATACTTGAGTGA
- the LOC126795074 gene encoding protein DEHYDRATION-INDUCED 19 homolog 5-like, with protein MDVDSWASRVHAAKSLSAVHAARMHYENHFVLDDSEGDDDSKSCFPCPFCYVDIEVSMLCNHLEEEHCFDFKNAVCPLCAANLGKDVIGHFMVQHASSFKHRRRSKKSGQWTGSSAMKALLKNGRGYAPESAPDPLLSPFICNVSFSDPNGIQQAVCSDINVAIISDTRSAEPSLPEEGCEKDNEERRQRATFVQQLIASTIFSDL; from the exons ATGGACGTTGACTCGTGGGCCTCCAGAGTTCATGCTGCTAAGAGCCTCTCTGCTGTTCATGCTGCTCGGATGCACTATG AAAATCATTTTGTGTTGGACGATTCTGAAGGAGATGATGATTCAAAATCTTGTTTTCCATGCCCTTTCTGTTATGTGGACATTGAGGTCTCGATGCTCTGCAATCACTTGGAGGAAGAGCACTGCTTTGACTTCAAAAATGCT GTCTGTCCTTTGTGCGCGGCAAATCTAGGGAAAGATGTCATTGGACATTTTATGGTGCAGCACGCAAGCTCCTTCAAG CACAGGAGAAGATCTAAAAAATCTGGTCAATGGACTGGTAGTTCAGCAATGAAAGCACTGCTGAAGAATGGAAGAGGATATGCACCTGAATCTGCACCTGATCCTCTCCTCTCACCTTTCATCTGCAATGTATCATTTTCAGACCCTAATGGTATTCAACAAGCTGTTTGTTCAGACATCAATGTCGCTATCATTTCTGATACGAGAAG TGCTGAGCCATCTCTGCCAGAGGAAGGGTGTGAAAAGGATAATGAAGAGAGAAGGCAAAGGGCAACATTTGTGCAGCAATTGATTGCATCAACCATATTCTCAGATCTATGA
- the LOC126795019 gene encoding probable splicing factor 3A subunit 1 — protein MMIIGSISPLPAPPTSVATLSKPIGIIRPPPEIAIIINKTAEHVAQYAPEFEKVIISDEIKQNRDTKFSFLSSLDPYHAYYQNRVAEIRAQPDQSSEESAPVVDVEAGTPKPDFLSKPRPECKVPAPPEPEEFTVRLPQGIRGEEIDVIKLTAQFAARNGESFLAGLRDRERSNPMFYFLNRNHSLFDLFTSLRDAYIKVLKPPEGLTEKLKKSVGDMTAVLGRCVNWLEWEHYQEQSKQKAEDEIEQERLQMAAIDWHDSVVVEVLEFDDDDDVYLPPPMTLEEVIRRSKVVTYMKANDEVKESGEQLVVVMDLDEEEMQLVEEGMEVTEVEQPPMRIVKNWKRPEEKMIQSSAERDMTISPITGELVPNNEMSEHMRISPIDPRYKERMFAKIREASLVLAQDDEISRNIVNLARTRPDIFGSTEEEVSSAVKAEIEKKGKQQVIWDGHAGSIGRVANLGMSQNINGEDAAVNNEVRSLPGPARPSVRPLLTPGALAPTLPGVPIQYPGTNNSGLPVQFPSVGPPEPTMLMSAASIPVPPPPASDFTTMQMAHMPPPTVVMPPPPLPQVRPPTPSHAEPNPKRQKVDDSMLIPEDEFLAQHPRPISIKIYVPNVDEGNLRGQLLEIIVQSLSETVGSLKERISGEIKLPANKQKLSGNLGFLKDNLSLAYYNIGVAQTLSLSVRERGGRKR, from the exons ATGATGATAATTGGTTCCATCTCACCGTTACCGGCTCCACCTACTTCTGTTGCAACACTTTCTAAGCCTATTGGTATCATACGTCCTCCTCCAGAAATAGCAATAATCATCAACAAAACTGCCGAGCACGTTGCGCAATATGCTCCTGAATTTGAGAAGGTGATCATCAGCGACGAGATCAAACAAAATCGAGATACAAAATTCAGCTTTCTGAGTTCCTTGGATCCCTACCATGCTTATTATCAGAACAGGGTGGCCGAAATCCGTGCTCAGCCTGATCAGTCTTCTGAAGAGTCAGCACCAGTTGTAGATGTTGAGGCTGGAACACCAAAGCCCGATTTTCTCTCTAAGCCTAGACCTGAATGCAAAGTGCCTGCACCACCAGAACCCGAAGAGTTTACTGTTCGGCTTCCTCAGGGAATTAGGGGAGA AGAAATTGATGTTATTAAGCTCACAGCACAATTTGCAGCTCGGAATGGGGAGTCTTTTTTGGCAGGAttgagagacagagagaggaGCAACCCTATGTTCTATTTTCTCAATCGTAATCATAGCTTGTTCGATTTGTTTACTTCTCTGAGGGATGCATATATAAAGGTGTTGAAGCCACCAGAAGGGTTGACAGAGAAGCTGAAGAAGAGCGTGGGAGACATGACTGCTGTGCTAGGACGGTGTGTGAATTGGCTGGAGTGGGAGCATTATCAAGAGCAGTCGAAGCAGAAGGCCGAAGATGAGATTGAGCAGGAAAGGTTACAAATGGCTGCAATTGATTGGCATGATAGTGTTGTGGTTGAAGTACTAgaatttgatgatgatgatgatgtgtaTTTACCTCCTCCAATGACCCTTGAAGAGGTTATAAGGAGAAGCAAAGTAGTTACATATATGAAAGCAAATGATGAAGTCAAGGAGTCTGGAGAACAATTAGTAGTCGTAATGGATTTGGATGAAGAAGAGATGCAGCTTGTTGAAGAGGGCATGGAAGTAACAGAGGTGGAACAACCACCAATGAGGATTGTTAAGAACTGGAAGAGGCCTGAAGAGAAGATGATCCAATCCAGCGCCGAAAGAGACATGACAATTTCCCCTATTACAGGGGAGCTCGTCCCTAACAATGAGATGTCTGAGCACATGAGGATTTCCCCCATTGATCCTAGATACAAAGAAAGGATGTTTGCTAAGATTCGGGAGGCTAGTCTAGTTCTTGCACAGGATGATGAGATCTCAAGAAACATTGTGAACCTGGCACGAACCCGTCCTGATATATTTGGTTCCACGGAGGAGGAAGTTTCAAGTGCAGTCAAGGCTGAGATTGAAAAAAAGGGAAAGCAGCAGGTCATATGGGACGGTCACGCTGGAAGCATCGGCCGTGTAGCAAATCTAGGTATGTCACAGAACATCAATGGAGAGGATGCTGCTGTGAACAATGAGGTAAGGAGCCTTCCCGGTCCGGCGAGACCTTCAGTTCGTCCTCTTCTAACACCTGGTGCTCTTGCACCAACTCTTCCTGGTGTTCCTATTCAATATCCAGGTACAAATAACAGTGGTCTCCCTGTTCAATTTCCATCAGTTGGTCCTCCTGAGCCAACAATGTTGATGTCTGCGGCTAGTATACCTGTACCACCTCCTCCTGCCTCTGATTTTACAACAATGCAAATGGCTCATATGCCTCCACCTACGGTTGTAATGCCTCCACCGCCTTTGCCTCAAGTGCGGCCACCAACACCTTCTCATGCAGAACCTAACCCAAAGCGACAGAAGGTTGATGATTCAATGCTTATTCCAGAAGATGAATTTCTGGCACAACATCCAAGGCCAATCAGTATCAAAATATATGTTCCTAATGTTGATGAAGGTAACCTCAGAGGACAACTTTTGGAGATCATAGTGCAGTCTTTGTCTGAAACTGTtggcagtttgaaagagagaaTTTCTGGGGAAATCAAGCTTCCGGCAAACAAACAGAAATTGAGCGGAAATCTGGGCTTTCTTAAAGACAATTTGTCCCTTGCATACTACAATATTGGCGTTGCACAAACACTATCTCTCTCAGTGAGAGAGCgaggaggaagaaagagaTAA